In Zingiber officinale cultivar Zhangliang chromosome 3B, Zo_v1.1, whole genome shotgun sequence, a single window of DNA contains:
- the LOC121967263 gene encoding pentatricopeptide repeat-containing protein At1g11900-like isoform X1: MATTILSLSRQSFQVLRRMQSRYSRPSFVHDVLWNNMTVSGKLPPLLSITHSITTQESSRQENIIKDLELFIKSKKDIEAISVKKICTEYIEKLCRSGHLADTAHVFRHLHGGDINLSLNTYNLLLAGAVEMNNFTLFSEVFKSLLMSKLSPDITSYKKVAQTLDKVSDSNVICDFVKDVSNITSCTDCTVINRIIYVTAKLGMIDKSLIIFEVLKNLHLEMDTVTFNTVLEILGKGGRTSEMLSEFLVMKDLGHVPDIITYSTLINNLRRFGRLDLCKTIASEISEKGIQLDLLTYTSLVDAFGRSGKVEDAFWIFEEMKKFHNPSIYAYRAIISNLKKMGKFELALRLSSEMNLSTTKLAGPEEFKQRRKNRWKLQ, encoded by the exons ATGGCGACGACGATCTTATCCTTATCGCGACAGTCATTCCAGGTTCTTCGGAGGATGCAATCA AGGTACAGCCGACCCTCATTTGTTCATGATGTTCTGTGGAATAACATGACCGTCAGTGGTAAGCTTCCTCCACTGTTGTCAATCACACATTCCATCACAACACAAGAATCTTCTCGACAAGAAAATATAATCAAGGACTTGGAGCTCTTTATAAAGAGTAAGAAGGATATTGAAGCAATTTCAGTGAAGAAAATTTGTACCGAGTATATTGAGAAACTTTGTAGATCAGGCCATTTGGCGGATACTGCTCATGTATTTAGACATCTACATGGTGGAGACATCAACCTGAGTCTGAATACCTATAACCTTCTTCTGGCAGGTGCAGTCGAAATGAATAATTTCACTCTTTTCTCTGAGGTCTTCAAGAGTTTGCTAATGTCTAAATTGTCTCCTGATATTACATCTTACAAAAAAGTTGCACAAACTCTTGATAAGGTATCCGACTCAAATGTGATATGTGACTTTGTGAAAGATGTATCTAACATAACAAGTTGCACAGATTGTACTGTGATAAACAGAATCATATACGTGACTGCTAAATTGGGGATGATTGATAAAAGCTTGATAATATTTGAAGTGTTGAAGAATCTTCATCTCGAAATGGACACAGTCACATTTAATACAGTTTTAGAGATATTAGGTAAAGGAGGTAGGACAAGCGAGATGCTATCTGAGTTTCTGGTGATGAAAGATCTTGGACATGTTCCTGATATTATTACTTATAGCACATTGATCAACAATTTGCGTAGATTTGGTAGGCTAGATCTCTGCAAGACAATTGCAAGCGAAATATCCGAGAAAGGAATTCAGTTAGACTTGCTAACTTATACTTCCCTAGTTGATGCATTTGGACGCTCAGGAAAGGTGGAAGATGCATTTTGGATATTTGAAGagatgaagaaatttcataaccCATCCATATATGCCTATCGTGCAATTATTAGCAACTTGAAAAAGATGGGAAAATTTGAACTAGCACTTCGTTTATCTTCAGAAATGAACTTGAGCACTACAAAACTTGCTGGTCCAGAAGAATTTAAACAGAGAAGAAAGAACAGATGGAAATTACAGTAA
- the LOC121967263 gene encoding U1 small nuclear ribonucleoprotein 70 kDa-like isoform X2: MKTLWVAQVRLVTDKETNKPRGYGFVEYVHTRDMKTAYKQADGKKLDNRRVLVDVERGRTVPNWRPRRLGGGLGTTRTGGEEFTQKHSVREHQQLASGQSRSEEPRARDDRLLDREKSRERGRDREREERLRERSHERAREPREDRHHHHRDRDRNKERERQGKG, from the exons ATGAAGACATTATGGGTAGCACAG GTACGTTTGGTTACAGATAAGGAAACAAATAAACCAAGAGGATATGGCTTTGTTGAATATGTGCATACACGTGACATGAAAA CTGCATACAAGCAAGCTGATGGAAAGAAGCTTGATAACAGACGAGTTCTTGTGGATGTTGAGCGGGGAAGAACTGTGCCAAATTGGAGGCCTCGAAGGTTGGGTGGTGGACTTGGTACAACTAGGACTGGAGGTGAAGAATTTACCCAGAAGCATTCTGTCAG GGAACATCAACAACTTGCTTCAGGTCAGTCTAGATCAGAGGAGCCAAGGGCAAGGGATGATCGGCTTCTGGATCG GGAGAAGTCTCGTGAAAGGGGGCGAGATCGGGAGAGAGAAGAGAGACTTCGTGAGCGTTCCCATGAAAGGGCCCGGGAGCCTAGAGAGGATAGGCACCACCATCACAGGGACCGAGATAGAAACAAAGAAAGGGAGAGACAGGGAAAAGGATAG
- the LOC121967264 gene encoding pentatricopeptide repeat-containing protein At1g11900-like, which produces MSRRPPPSSSSMATTILSLSQQSFQVLRRMKSRYICPSFVHDVLWNNMTVSGKLPPLFSITHSSTTQESSRQGNIIQDLELFIKSKKDIEAISVKKICTEYIEKLCRSGHLADAAHVFRHLHGGDINLGLNTYNLLLAGAVEMNNFTLFSEVFKSLLMSKLSPNIISHKKVAQTLEKVSDSNVICDFLKDVSDITSYTDCTVINRIIYVTAKLGMIDKSLMIFEVLKNLHLKIDTVTFNTVLEILGKGGRTSEMLAEFLVMKDLGHVPDIITYSTLINNLRRFGRLDLCKTIASELSEKGIQLDLLTYTALVDAFGRSGKVEDAFWIFEEMKKFHNPSIYAYRAIISNLKKMGKFELKLRLSSEMNLSTTKLAAPEEFKQRRKNRWKIH; this is translated from the exons ATGTCTCGGCGTCCGCcgccttcttcctcttccatggcgaCGACGATCTTATCCCTATCGCAACAGTCATTCCAGGTTCTTCGGAGGATGAAATCA AGATACATCTGTCCCTCATTTGTTCATGATGTTCTGTGGAATAACATGACCGTCAGTGGTAAGCTTCCACCACTGTTCTCAATCACACATTCCAGCACAACACAAGAATCTTCTCGACAAGGAAATATAATCCAGGACTTGGAGCTCTTTATAAAGAGTAAGAAGGATATTGAAGCAATTTCAGTGAAGAAAATTTGTACCGAGTATATTGAAAAACTTTGTAGATCAGGCCATTTGGCAGATGCTGCTCATGTATTTAGACATCTACATGGTGGAGACATCAACCTGGGTCTGAATACCTATAACCTTCTTCTGGCAGGTGCGGTCGAAATGAATAATTTCACTCTTTTCTCTGAGGTCTTCAAGAGTTTGCTAATGTCTAAATTGTCTCCTAATATTATATCTCACAAAAAAGTTGCACAAACTCTTGAAAAGGTATCCGACTCAAATGTGATATGTGACTTTTTGAAAGATGTATCTGACATAACAAGTTACACAGATTGTACTGTGATAAACAGAATCATATACGTGACTGCTAAATTGGGGATGATTGATAAAAGCTTGATGATATTTGAAGTGTTGAAGAATCTTCATCTAAAAATAGACACAGTCACATTTAATACAGTTTTAGAGATATTAGGTAAAGGAGGTAGGACAAGCGAGATGCTAGCTGAGTTTCTGGTGATGAAAGATCTTGGACATGTTCCTGATATTATTACTTATAGCACATTGATCAACAATTTACGTCGATTTGGTAGGCTAGATCTCTGCAAGACAATTGCAAGTGAATTATCCGAGAAAGGAATTCAATTAGACTTGCTAACTTATACTGCCCTAGTTGATGCATTTGGACGCTCAGGAAAGGTGGAAGATGCATTTTGGATATTTGAAGagatgaagaaatttcataaccCATCCATATATGCCTATCGTGCAATTATTAGCAACTTGAAAAAGATGGGAAAATTTGAACTAAAACTTCGTTTATCTTCAGAAATGAACTTGAGCACTACAAAACTTGCTGCTCCAGAAGAATTTAAACAGAGAAGAAAGAACAGATGGAAAATACACTAA